In one Vulgatibacter incomptus genomic region, the following are encoded:
- a CDS encoding bifunctional ADP-dependent NAD(P)H-hydrate dehydratase/NAD(P)H-hydrate epimerase, translating to MRILTAAETQAVDRAAIDEFGVPGLLLMEHAARAVTDVVLSRLRPGGRVFVVTGPGNNGGDGYAAARLLLAEGREASVLAVFPKDRLKGDAAANAALWDRFGGRTHSFSPELLADAVEGDVVVDSLLGTGLSRPPEGLFARAIEAMNAASGRGARVVAVDLPSGLSADTGRAPGDVVRANATVTFGALKPGLVLHPGAELAGEVKVASIGWPPDALRRVSPGTRLLSEGEIRGLLPRRTAESHKGTYGHCLVVAGSEGKTGAAALAGQGALRGGAGLVSVAARPGAIPQILGHAMELMGVALDGEGPLSLRDAPALVAAARGKSALLMGPGIWRGEETGALVGRILAEAECPVVLDADALNALEGQTSLLEGAATDVVLTPHPGELARLVGTTAAEIQADRIGIARRFAQEHRCTVVLKGSGTVIAEADGEVAISPTGNAGMATAGSGDVLGGFVAALLGQGLSGPAAARAGVFVHGLAGDRRVKATGMSGLVASELLSGIVEVWSSWSL from the coding sequence ATGCGGATCCTCACGGCAGCGGAGACGCAGGCGGTCGATCGCGCGGCGATCGACGAGTTCGGCGTGCCGGGCCTCCTGCTCATGGAGCACGCGGCCCGCGCGGTCACCGACGTCGTCCTCTCGCGGCTGCGTCCGGGCGGACGCGTCTTCGTCGTCACCGGCCCGGGGAACAACGGGGGCGACGGCTACGCCGCTGCCAGGCTCCTGCTCGCCGAAGGCCGCGAGGCGTCGGTGCTCGCGGTCTTCCCGAAGGACCGGCTCAAGGGCGACGCTGCGGCCAACGCGGCGCTCTGGGACCGCTTCGGCGGCCGCACGCATTCGTTCTCTCCGGAGCTCCTCGCCGACGCCGTGGAGGGCGACGTGGTCGTCGATTCCCTCCTCGGGACCGGCCTCTCGCGCCCGCCGGAGGGCCTCTTCGCACGGGCGATCGAGGCGATGAACGCGGCCTCGGGCCGTGGCGCCCGCGTCGTCGCCGTAGATCTGCCCAGCGGGCTCTCCGCCGACACCGGTCGCGCCCCCGGGGACGTGGTCCGGGCCAACGCGACCGTCACCTTCGGCGCGCTCAAGCCGGGCCTCGTCCTCCATCCGGGGGCGGAGCTCGCTGGCGAGGTGAAGGTCGCGTCCATCGGATGGCCGCCCGATGCCCTTCGTCGCGTGAGCCCCGGTACCCGGCTCCTCTCCGAGGGCGAGATTCGCGGGCTCCTGCCCCGGCGCACGGCCGAGTCCCACAAGGGGACCTACGGCCATTGCCTGGTCGTGGCGGGATCGGAGGGCAAGACCGGCGCCGCGGCCCTCGCGGGCCAGGGCGCGCTCCGGGGAGGCGCGGGCCTGGTCTCGGTCGCGGCCAGGCCCGGAGCCATCCCCCAGATCCTCGGCCACGCCATGGAGCTGATGGGCGTCGCCCTCGACGGCGAGGGGCCGCTCTCGTTGCGGGATGCGCCCGCGCTGGTCGCGGCGGCGCGAGGGAAGTCCGCGCTCCTGATGGGCCCGGGGATCTGGCGAGGGGAGGAGACGGGCGCGCTCGTCGGACGGATCCTCGCCGAGGCGGAGTGCCCCGTGGTCCTCGACGCCGATGCGCTGAACGCGCTCGAGGGGCAGACGTCGCTGCTCGAGGGAGCCGCGACGGACGTCGTCCTGACGCCTCATCCCGGCGAGCTGGCGCGCCTCGTCGGCACGACCGCAGCCGAAATCCAGGCGGATCGGATCGGCATCGCCAGGCGCTTCGCGCAGGAGCACCGCTGCACGGTGGTGCTCAAGGGCTCGGGGACCGTGATCGCCGAAGCGGACGGGGAGGTGGCGATCTCGCCCACCGGAAACGCCGGCATGGCGACGGCCGGCAGCGGCGACGTCCTCGGCGGGTTCGTCGCGGCCCTGCTCGGCCAGGGCCTCTCGGGGCCCGCGGCGGCGCGCGCGGGCGTCTTCGTCCACGGCCTCGCCGGCGACCGCCGTGTGAAGGCCACGGGGATGTCGGGGCTCGTGGCCTCCGAGCTCCTCTCGGGAATCGTGGAGGTCTGGTCGTCTTGGAGCCTGTGA
- a CDS encoding alpha/beta fold hydrolase, whose protein sequence is MTPDHEVDVVREDGFTAVGGVRIHYEAYGAGNPVVLVHGLGASAASWRRLAPFLAEAGYRVLALDLKGCGLSARPPGDYSRKALASLVCGFMDNLGIRRARAVVGHSMGGAIALEIAASRPERLDLVAVVDGQGVISAPWILQAAAPVTPIVGTLASSVTALSPAAPRRFFARMYLKRIFADPSAVTDDLVETYAASADAGYQRAMFAMIQHLGNTADLASRIRTLKHPAVLLWGRHDPVCPLPLGEELQRSLPDAELHVLEDCGHCAPEERPAEVAAHLVDFFARRGPRLPRPVLMSAARANGNGKGHVPGAVAAEPAAVPASVGATAAPAEPSSKGRGGKRRKESLH, encoded by the coding sequence GTGACGCCCGATCACGAGGTCGATGTCGTTCGGGAAGACGGCTTCACGGCCGTCGGGGGCGTACGGATCCACTACGAGGCCTACGGGGCAGGGAATCCCGTGGTGCTCGTTCACGGCCTCGGCGCCTCCGCTGCGTCGTGGCGTCGGCTCGCGCCCTTCCTCGCCGAGGCGGGCTACCGGGTGCTCGCGCTCGATCTCAAGGGCTGCGGCCTATCGGCCCGGCCCCCTGGCGACTACTCCCGCAAGGCCCTCGCCTCCCTGGTCTGCGGCTTCATGGACAACCTCGGGATCCGGCGGGCCCGGGCGGTGGTCGGCCACTCGATGGGCGGCGCAATCGCCCTGGAGATCGCCGCGTCCAGGCCCGAGCGCCTCGATCTGGTGGCGGTGGTAGACGGGCAGGGCGTGATCTCTGCCCCGTGGATCCTGCAGGCGGCGGCGCCGGTGACGCCGATCGTCGGGACCCTAGCCTCCAGCGTGACGGCTCTCAGCCCGGCGGCGCCCCGGCGCTTCTTCGCGCGGATGTATCTCAAGCGGATCTTCGCCGATCCCAGCGCGGTGACCGACGACCTCGTGGAGACCTACGCCGCGTCCGCCGACGCGGGCTATCAGCGCGCGATGTTCGCGATGATCCAGCACCTCGGAAACACCGCGGATCTGGCGAGCCGGATCCGCACGCTCAAGCACCCCGCGGTGCTGCTCTGGGGCCGGCACGATCCCGTCTGTCCGCTGCCGCTGGGCGAGGAGCTCCAGCGCTCGCTTCCCGACGCCGAGCTCCACGTGCTCGAGGACTGTGGCCACTGCGCGCCCGAGGAGCGGCCGGCCGAGGTCGCCGCGCACCTCGTGGACTTCTTCGCGCGGCGGGGTCCCAGGCTGCCTCGACCCGTCTTGATGAGCGCCGCCCGCGCCAACGGAAACGGGAAGGGTCACGTGCCCGGGGCCGTCGCCGCGGAGCCGGCCGCGGTCCCAGCGTCCGTCGGTGCGACGGCGGCACCCGCCGAGCCTTCCTCGAAGGGACGGGGAGGCAAACGGCGCAAGGAAAGCCTGCACTAG
- the hutU gene encoding urocanate hydratase produces MERIVRAPTGTELSCKGWVQEAALRMLMNNLDPDVAERPQDLVVYGGTGKAARDWPSFDRIVATLRNLGDDETLLVQSGKPVGVLRTHADAPRVLLANSNLVGKWSDWPHFWELEKAGLMMYGQMTAGSWIYIGTQGIVQGTFETFIAAGRKHFGTEDLAGRSILSGGLGGMGGAQPLAAAMAGAAFLGVEIDRWRAERRLETRYLDVIAKDLDEGIRLVEGAKREKRGLSVAVIGNAAEIFPELVRRGVHFDLVTDQTSAHDPLNGYAPTDISPQDLAALRQRDPQAVIERSKRSMAAQVEAMLAMQRAGSHVFDYGNNLRQGAKDVGVADAFDYPGFVPAYIRPLFCEGMGPFRWVALSGDPADIYKTDEVVAKLFPEKTGLQRWLKLARERIAFQGLPARICWLGYGEREKAGLAFNELVRKGEVKAPIVIGRDHLDCGSVASPNRETEAMKDGSDAVADWPILNAMVNAVNGASWVSVHNGGGVGIGYSLHAGQVIVADGTEAAAKRLSRVLASDPGMGVLRHADAGYTEALDVARERGVSIPGVTR; encoded by the coding sequence ATGGAACGCATCGTCCGAGCCCCCACCGGCACCGAGCTCTCCTGCAAGGGTTGGGTGCAGGAGGCCGCCCTCCGGATGCTCATGAACAACCTCGATCCGGACGTGGCCGAGAGGCCTCAGGACCTGGTCGTCTACGGAGGGACCGGCAAGGCGGCCCGCGACTGGCCGTCCTTCGACCGGATCGTGGCGACGCTGCGCAACCTCGGCGACGACGAGACCCTCCTGGTCCAGAGCGGAAAGCCGGTGGGCGTGCTCCGGACCCACGCGGACGCGCCGCGGGTGCTCCTCGCCAACTCGAACCTCGTCGGGAAGTGGTCCGACTGGCCGCACTTCTGGGAGCTCGAGAAGGCCGGCCTGATGATGTACGGCCAGATGACCGCTGGCTCCTGGATCTACATCGGCACCCAGGGGATCGTGCAGGGCACCTTCGAGACCTTCATCGCCGCTGGCCGCAAGCACTTCGGCACCGAGGACCTCGCGGGCCGCTCGATCCTCTCGGGTGGCCTGGGTGGCATGGGCGGAGCGCAGCCCCTCGCCGCGGCGATGGCCGGCGCCGCTTTCCTCGGGGTCGAGATCGATCGCTGGCGCGCCGAGCGCCGGCTCGAGACCCGCTACCTCGACGTGATCGCCAAGGACCTGGACGAGGGCATCCGGCTGGTCGAGGGGGCGAAGAGGGAGAAGCGCGGGCTCTCCGTCGCCGTGATCGGAAACGCCGCGGAGATCTTCCCCGAGCTCGTGCGGCGGGGCGTCCACTTCGACCTCGTCACCGACCAGACCTCCGCCCACGACCCGCTCAACGGCTACGCGCCCACGGACATCTCTCCGCAGGATCTCGCGGCGCTCCGCCAGCGGGATCCCCAGGCGGTGATCGAGCGCTCCAAGCGCTCGATGGCGGCGCAGGTGGAGGCGATGCTCGCCATGCAGCGGGCGGGAAGCCACGTCTTCGACTACGGCAACAACCTGCGCCAGGGCGCCAAGGACGTCGGCGTGGCCGACGCTTTCGACTACCCCGGCTTCGTGCCGGCCTACATCCGGCCGCTCTTCTGCGAGGGGATGGGGCCGTTCCGCTGGGTGGCGCTCTCCGGCGATCCGGCGGACATCTACAAGACGGACGAGGTGGTGGCGAAGCTCTTCCCGGAGAAGACGGGCCTCCAGCGCTGGCTGAAGCTCGCGCGGGAGCGGATCGCCTTCCAGGGCCTGCCCGCGCGGATCTGCTGGCTCGGCTACGGCGAGCGGGAGAAGGCTGGCCTCGCCTTCAACGAGCTGGTGCGGAAGGGCGAGGTGAAGGCGCCCATCGTCATCGGCCGTGACCACCTCGACTGCGGCAGCGTCGCCTCTCCCAACCGCGAGACCGAGGCCATGAAGGACGGCTCCGATGCGGTCGCCGACTGGCCGATCCTCAACGCGATGGTGAACGCGGTGAACGGCGCGTCGTGGGTGAGCGTCCACAACGGCGGCGGCGTCGGCATCGGCTACTCGCTCCACGCGGGGCAGGTGATCGTCGCCGACGGGACCGAGGCCGCGGCGAAGCGGCTCTCCCGCGTCCTGGCGAGCGACCCCGGGATGGGCGTCCTCCGCCACGCCGACGCGGGCTACACGGAGGCGCTCGACGTCGCCAGGGAGCGCGGCGTCTCCATCCCCGGCGTCACGCGGTAG
- a CDS encoding pyridoxine 5'-phosphate synthase, with translation MPLPTCRLGVNVDHVATLRQARRATYPDPVTAASLCELAGADQITIHLREDRRHIQDRDLRLMRETVQSRLNLEMAATREMLSIAVAIRPDTVTLVPEKRAELTTEGGLDAAGNMDSLRPAVRELRDAGIEVSLFLDPEVAQLEAARSLGAQRVEIHTGTYCESAVDSARAKELARVVEAARHAAQLDLGVAAGHGLNYFNVEPIAAIPEIDELNIGHAIVARAVLVGMERAVHEMVALIARARA, from the coding sequence ATGCCCCTTCCCACCTGCCGTCTCGGCGTCAACGTCGACCACGTCGCCACCCTGCGCCAGGCGCGTCGCGCCACCTACCCGGATCCGGTGACCGCGGCCTCGCTCTGCGAGCTCGCGGGCGCGGACCAGATCACGATCCACCTCCGCGAGGATCGCCGTCACATCCAGGATCGGGATCTTCGGCTCATGCGGGAGACGGTCCAGTCCCGGCTGAACCTCGAGATGGCCGCGACCCGGGAGATGCTCTCGATCGCGGTCGCCATTCGCCCCGACACCGTGACGCTGGTTCCCGAGAAGCGCGCGGAGCTCACCACCGAAGGCGGCCTGGACGCGGCGGGAAACATGGACTCCCTTCGCCCCGCGGTGCGCGAGCTGCGGGATGCTGGAATCGAGGTCTCGCTCTTCCTGGATCCGGAGGTCGCGCAGCTCGAGGCCGCCCGGTCCCTCGGGGCCCAGCGTGTCGAGATCCACACGGGCACGTACTGTGAGAGCGCCGTTGACTCCGCCCGCGCCAAGGAGCTCGCCCGGGTTGTGGAGGCCGCGCGCCACGCAGCGCAGCTGGACCTGGGCGTCGCCGCGGGCCACGGCCTGAACTACTTCAACGTGGAGCCCATCGCGGCGATCCCCGAGATCGACGAGCTCAACATCGGGCACGCGATCGTGGCGCGGGCGGTGCTCGTCGGCATGGAGCGAGCCGTCCACGAGATGGTCGCGCTGATCGCGAGGGCGCGCGCCTAG
- the tsaE gene encoding tRNA (adenosine(37)-N6)-threonylcarbamoyltransferase complex ATPase subunit type 1 TsaE, which translates to MTVNLEGSARTRALGRRIADLLRPGDFVGLVGELGAGKTLLSRSICEALGVPRERIASPTFAIVHPYDGGRIPIHHADLYRVEDYDELYATGFLDLVSEGSALIVEWIDRIPEAAPAEWLRIELEHVSPQARSARITGFGPRGEELARALAPS; encoded by the coding sequence GTGACCGTCAACCTGGAGGGCTCCGCCCGCACCCGCGCCTTGGGGCGGCGGATCGCCGACCTCCTCCGTCCCGGCGACTTCGTCGGGCTCGTCGGCGAGCTCGGCGCGGGGAAGACCCTCCTCTCGCGCTCGATCTGCGAGGCCCTGGGCGTGCCCCGCGAGCGGATCGCTTCGCCCACCTTCGCCATCGTCCATCCGTACGATGGCGGCCGCATCCCGATCCATCACGCCGACCTCTACCGGGTGGAGGACTACGACGAGCTCTACGCCACCGGTTTCCTGGACCTCGTGAGCGAGGGCTCGGCGCTGATCGTGGAGTGGATCGATCGGATCCCCGAAGCCGCTCCCGCCGAGTGGCTGCGGATCGAGCTCGAGCACGTCTCCCCGCAGGCACGGAGCGCGCGGATCACCGGCTTCGGCCCCAGGGGCGAGGAGCTCGCCCGGGCCCTCGCCCCGAGTTAG